One Campylobacter pinnipediorum subsp. caledonicus genomic window carries:
- a CDS encoding DUF3560 domain-containing protein translates to MNKFKKYCPNVFIAECDSEHQKGEIIELTSNYGKTSKHEVYNLIANKNGKFYYSIVRTDSESYAQKKANRYRKSEANLKDISKQSAINATKMLENVPMGQPIIVGSSKEAGHRALLKRSDNAMRKSWEEHEKAKDYEDKSRYWEEKATEITLAMPYCLEYFLDELEKAKEYHQGLKTGKYEKEHSYTLTYANKRVKDLDKKVQVATILWG, encoded by the coding sequence ATGAATAAGTTTAAAAAATATTGCCCTAACGTATTTATCGCTGAATGTGATAGCGAACATCAAAAGGGCGAGATAATAGAGCTAACAAGCAACTACGGCAAGACATCAAAGCACGAAGTTTATAACCTGATAGCAAATAAAAATGGAAAATTTTATTATTCGATTGTAAGAACAGACAGCGAAAGCTACGCACAGAAAAAAGCAAACAGATACAGAAAAAGCGAAGCAAACCTAAAAGACATATCAAAGCAAAGTGCCATAAATGCAACAAAAATGCTTGAAAATGTGCCTATGGGTCAGCCTATTATCGTAGGAAGTAGCAAGGAAGCAGGACATAGAGCCTTACTTAAAAGAAGTGATAACGCGATGAGAAAAAGCTGGGAAGAACATGAAAAAGCAAAAGATTACGAAGATAAAAGCAGATATTGGGAAGAAAAGGCGACAGAGATAACTTTGGCTATGCCTTATTGTTTAGAGTATTTTTTAGATGAGCTGGAAAAAGCAAAAGAGTATCATCAAGGGCTAAAAACCGGCAAATACGAAAAAGAACACAGCTACACACTAACTTATGCTAACAAAAGAGTTAAAGACCTAGATAAAAAAGTGCAAGTAGCTACTATTTTATGGGGATAA
- a CDS encoding PD-(D/E)XK nuclease-like domain-containing protein yields the protein MTNAEYHARPEISKSDLDLLAKSPYHFKNKDKFRTETKSLLLGSLVHKLVLEPNDLYNEFAIEPDCDKRTKAGKEIYQEFLEENQDKSIVEVSVFDEAKQIADSVLYMRESGLFLKDGLAEQSYFAEIEGVKVKCRPDFYNEKLGIAIDLKTTSDASALGFAKSVANFNYHIQASFYSDILRANGKEVNNFLFIAVETKAPYMVGFYELDEVALQKGREDYLKLLELYKNCKQRNEWWGYAKYEDDKVSHIQTISLPSWKFYEK from the coding sequence ATGACAAACGCAGAGTATCATGCAAGACCCGAAATAAGTAAAAGTGATTTGGATTTACTAGCTAAAAGCCCTTATCACTTTAAGAACAAGGATAAGTTTAGAACGGAAACTAAGAGCCTTTTGTTAGGCTCACTCGTGCATAAACTTGTCCTTGAGCCAAATGACCTTTATAACGAGTTTGCTATCGAGCCAGATTGTGATAAAAGAACAAAGGCTGGTAAAGAAATTTATCAAGAGTTTTTAGAAGAAAATCAAGATAAAAGCATTGTTGAGGTATCTGTTTTTGATGAGGCTAAACAAATAGCAGATAGCGTTTTATATATGCGTGAAAGTGGACTTTTTTTAAAAGATGGGTTAGCCGAACAAAGCTATTTTGCCGAGATTGAAGGTGTAAAAGTCAAATGCCGACCTGACTTTTACAATGAAAAATTAGGCATTGCGATTGATTTAAAGACTACATCAGATGCAAGTGCTTTGGGCTTTGCAAAGAGTGTAGCAAACTTTAACTATCACATACAAGCAAGTTTTTACAGTGATATTTTAAGGGCAAACGGAAAAGAAGTAAATAACTTCCTTTTTATAGCAGTTGAAACAAAAGCCCCTTATATGGTGGGATTTTATGAGCTTGATGAAGTTGCTTTGCAAAAAGGTAGGGAAGATTATTTAAAACTATTAGAACTTTATAAAAACTGTAAGCAACGCAACGAATGGTGGGGCTATGCAAAGTATGAAGATGATAAGGTATCACATATTCAAACGATAAGCTTACCTAGCTGGAAGTTTTACGAAAAATAA
- a CDS encoding RelA/SpoT domain-containing protein has product MSDERLSNKSIRKAGANLKDNIATSDDLDIISTFRSNHIPLMKMLVKTLSKKLPKPIFIARRLKRLNSIKAKLTRFSGMNLDRMQDIGGVRAVFKNDNEVMNFARKVKETYSEKGALEIVKENDYIKEPKDDGYRSYHIIFKYNGKIPSVSGYHIELQLRSILQHYWATAVEILALKSETNIKAGYGQEHYKRFFWLCAELFTGKKEFIEEIKELDDKHNILILLSGLNVVANKLQDKGQEGLYLLILDTQSSVLKLLEFGKNEIETAKEMYQNLETSKKTQSVLVSVDSIKKLKKAYPNYFMDAKSFIKEVKQRAKYE; this is encoded by the coding sequence ATGAGCGATGAAAGGCTATCTAACAAGTCAATAAGAAAAGCTGGGGCAAATCTTAAAGATAATATAGCTACTAGCGATGATTTAGACATTATCTCAACGTTTAGAAGCAACCATATCCCCCTTATGAAAATGCTTGTAAAAACACTTAGTAAAAAACTTCCAAAGCCCATATTTATAGCAAGGCGATTAAAAAGGCTAAATTCTATAAAAGCAAAGCTAACGCGTTTTAGCGGTATGAATTTAGACAGAATGCAAGATATAGGTGGTGTTAGGGCAGTTTTTAAAAATGACAATGAAGTTATGAACTTTGCAAGAAAAGTTAAAGAGACCTATTCCGAAAAAGGTGCTTTGGAAATCGTAAAAGAAAATGACTACATCAAAGAGCCAAAAGATGACGGATATAGGAGTTATCATATTATTTTTAAATATAACGGAAAAATACCATCAGTTAGTGGCTATCATATAGAACTACAGCTAAGGAGCATTTTACAGCATTATTGGGCTACAGCAGTTGAGATTTTAGCTTTAAAAAGCGAAACAAACATAAAAGCAGGATACGGGCAAGAGCATTATAAACGATTTTTTTGGCTATGTGCTGAACTTTTTACAGGCAAGAAAGAGTTTATAGAAGAGATAAAAGAGCTTGATGACAAGCACAATATCTTAATATTACTAAGTGGCTTAAACGTAGTTGCGAACAAATTACAGGATAAAGGGCAAGAGGGCTTATACCTTTTGATACTAGATACACAAAGCTCAGTTTTAAAACTTTTAGAGTTTGGTAAAAATGAGATTGAAACCGCGAAGGAAATGTATCAAAACCTTGAAACCAGTAAGAAAACTCAAAGCGTTTTAGTTAGCGTTGATAGCATCAAAAAACTTAAAAAAGCCTATCCTAACTATTTTATGGATGCAAAGAGTTTTATCAAAGAAGTAAAACAAAGGGCTAAATATGAATGA
- a CDS encoding type II toxin-antitoxin system death-on-curing family toxin, with the protein MKYFKIQDAITLHDYIISDMGGASGYNKESIGYLSSALDQIQNDEFYPDFIDKLTHLVFACVKFHPFLDGNKRTAIYLGIFFLELNGFDGYFVHFATIMEDVVVDLASGKIDKEGLREVIYNIIY; encoded by the coding sequence ATGAAATATTTTAAAATTCAAGATGCAATAACATTACACGATTATATAATAAGTGATATGGGTGGGGCAAGTGGCTATAATAAAGAAAGCATAGGTTACTTATCATCTGCACTAGACCAAATACAAAATGATGAATTTTATCCTGATTTTATTGATAAATTAACTCATCTAGTTTTTGCTTGTGTTAAATTTCATCCATTTTTAGACGGCAATAAAAGAACAGCTATTTACTTAGGAATTTTCTTTTTAGAATTAAACGGCTTTGATGGATATTTTGTCCATTTTGCAACCATAATGGAAGATGTGGTAGTTGATTTAGCAAGTGGAAAAATAGACAAAGAAGGGCTAAGAGAAGTTATTTATAATATTATTTATTAA
- a CDS encoding helix-turn-helix domain-containing protein, translated as MADENIVKKVCKELNITQAELGRQLDVPPSTIGTWASGKTPKMAEVALTLMLENKEQKEILEAIKKARDFIGRI; from the coding sequence ATGGCAGATGAAAATATCGTTAAAAAGGTATGTAAAGAGCTAAATATAACACAGGCAGAGCTAGGAAGACAGCTCGATGTGCCACCATCTACAATAGGAACTTGGGCTAGTGGTAAAACCCCAAAAATGGCAGAAGTAGCACTAACTTTAATGCTTGAAAATAAAGAGCAAAAGGAAATTTTAGAAGCCATTAAGAAAGCAAGAGATTTTATAGGTCGGATTTAA
- a CDS encoding toxin-antitoxin system HicB family antitoxin: MADEKETPTGSYNLQIKIPYELKEKLEALAQEAGVSLNQYIMFMLIRETKK, from the coding sequence ATGGCAGATGAGAAAGAAACACCAACGGGAAGCTATAATTTACAAATAAAAATCCCATATGAGTTAAAAGAAAAATTAGAAGCTTTGGCACAAGAAGCAGGAGTAAGCTTAAACCAATACATAATGTTTATGCTAATAAGAGAAACAAAAAAATAG